A window of the Drosophila simulans strain w501 chromosome 2L, Prin_Dsim_3.1, whole genome shotgun sequence genome harbors these coding sequences:
- the LOC27207684 gene encoding uncharacterized protein LOC27207684, producing the protein MQTDEPATTITHDSNNGNAMMANCYYANKLHGGYFTVGK; encoded by the coding sequence aTGCAGACAGATGAGCCGGCAACAACCATCACCCACgacagcaacaatggcaatgCGATGATGGCAAACTGTTattatgcaaacaaattacatGGCGGATATTTCACTGTGGGAAAATAA